In Streptacidiphilus sp. P02-A3a, the DNA window GCCCGTACATCCGGCGCAGCCCGGGCACGGGACAGCCGGGCGGCGGCGCGGTGGACGGCGCGGTGGACGGCGCGGTGGACGCTGCGGTGCCGGGGGCACCGGGGTGCTCCGGCGGGGAGAGGGTCACAGTCGCTCCAGGGTCATCGGGTCCGGGTTCGGGTTCGGGGGCTGGGGCTGGGGATCCGAGCGCCGTGGGTTCGGCGCCATGGCCAGGGTGTGCAGGTACCGCATCAGGGTCAGCAGCACGTCGCGGCTGGACTCGCGGCTGCGGGCGTCGCACTCCACGATCGGCACCCGCGCGGGCAGGTCCAGCGCGGCGCGGACCTCGGCCAGCGGGTACGAGGGGGCGCCGGTGAAGGTGTTCACGGCGACGACGAAGACCACCCCGCGCTCCTCCAGCCGCCCGATCACGTCGAAACTCACTTCGAGCCGGCGGGTGTCGACCAGCACCACGGCCCCCAGCGCCCCGTTGAACAGGCCGTTCCACAGGAACCAGAAGCGCTGCTGGCCCGGCGTGCCGAACAGGTACAGCACCAGCTCCTCGTCGATGCTGATCCGGCCGAAGTCCATGGCCACGGTGGTCTCGGTCTTGAGTTCCACGCCCGCGGTGTCGTCCACGCCGACCCCGGCCCGGGTCATCGTCTCCTCGGTGGTCAGCGGCCGGATCTCGCTCACCGCGCCGACCAGCGTGGTCTTGCCCACGCCGAAGCCCCCCACGATCACGATCTTCACCGCGGTCGTGGCCGAGGCGGGGAGTACGTCCGCGGCGCGCGGCCCGTTGATCCCGTCACAGTCGTTGAAGTCCATGCATCACCGCCTCAAGTAACGCCACGTCAGGAAGGGCGGCCAACTGGACGGGCGCCCGGGCCTGCACCCGCTCGTCGGCCAGGAGGTCCGCCAGCAGTACGGTGACCACGCTGAACGGCAGGGACAGGTACGCGGACAACTCGGCCACCGACAGCGGGAACCGGCAGAGCCGCAGGATCGCCGCGTGCTCCGGCTGCATCTCCGGCCGGGGCTCCGCGCGGGCGACGATCAGGGAGACCAGGTCCAGCGCTGCCCCCTGGGCGAGGCCGCTGCGGCCCCTGGTGATCACGTACAGCCGCTCCGGGCTGCCCTCGTCCCAGCCCTGCTCCGCCCCGTCACCGGGGTCCGGGCCCGTCATGCGGTCTGCTCGTCGTCGCGCGGCCGGGCACTCAGGTGCTCCCCGATCCTGGCCACCAGGTCGCGCATCCGCGCGCCCATCAGACCGGCGTCCACCCCCTCGTCGGCGAGCACCGCGAGATAGGCCCGGGCCCCGGCGGCCATCAGGTAGAAGAAGCCGCCGGACATCTCGATCACCACCAGCCGCATCCGCCCGTCGCCGTGCGGGAGTTCGGTGGCGACCGCCGCCGCCAGGCTCTGCAGCCCGGCGCAGGCGGCGGCCAGCCGGTCGGCGGTGTCCAGGTCGGTGCCGTACTGGGCCATGCGCAGTCCGTCGGCCGACAGCACCACGATGTTGCGGGTCTGCGGGACGCCGTCCGCCAGGTCCTTGAGCATCCAGCCCATGTTGGCCTGCTGCTGAAGCACAGCTACTCCACCTCATCCGACGACTCGTCACTGACATGCGCGGCCGGGACGCCGGTCGGCGCCTGGCTGCCCACGGCGTTCTGGAAGGCCGACAGCCACATCCCCGGCGGCACCGCCGCACCGTCCGCCGCCGGTTCCGCGGCGTGCCTGGCCGTGCTCCGGGGGCCGATGCGGTCGATGTCGTGGGTGGCCGCGCGGCCGATCGTGCGGTCCGCGACCCGGCCCGGTCCCGTCGCGGACGAGGCGGGAGCGCTGCGGCGGCGCTGCGGCAGGCCGCCCGGCGTCCGCTCGGACAGCGCCGCCGCCTCCCGCTCGCCGGTGGAGCGCAGCCGCTGCGCCAACGGCTGCGGCGGCGCGGGCTGTTGCCGCGGGTGCGGCTGCTCCGGCCGGGGCATGGACACCGCCCCGAGGCCCGGAACGCGGCCGGTGGCGGGAGCGGTGGTGATCAGGTTCTGCGGCACGATCAGCACCGCGCGCACCCCGCGATAGGCCGAGGGCCGCAGCGAGACCTCGAAGTCGTAGGCCCGGGACAGCCGCCCGACCACGGCCAGGCCCAGCCGCGGCGTCTCACCAAGGTCGTTCAGGTCGATCCCGGCCTGGGCCTCCGCCAGCATCCGCTCCGCCCGCGCCCGGCCCTCCTCGGTCAGGCCGAGGCCGCCGTCCTCGATCTCGACGGCGATGCCCGCCTGCACGTCCACGGCCGTCAGGTGCACCCGGGTCTGCGGCGGCGAGTACAGGGTGGCGTTGTCCAGCAGTTCGGCCAGCGCGTGGATCAGCGGCTCCACGGCCGGGCCGATCACCGCGACCTCGGACACCGAGTGCAGGTCCACCCGCTGGTAGTCCAGGATCCGCGACATCGCCCCGCGCAGCACGCTGTACAGCGGCACGGCGTTGTTCCACTGGCGTCCCGGCCGGGCCCCGCCGAGGACGGCCATGCTGTCCGCCAGCCGACCGACCCGGGCGAAGCCGTGGTCGAGCCGCAGCAGGTCGTCGAAGACCTCCGGGCTGCGGCCGTGCCGGTGCTCCATGTCCTGTAGGTCCTGGGCCTGTTGGTGGACGATGGCCTGCACCCGGCGGGCGATGTTCACGAACGCGCGCTGCGCCGACTCACGCAGGTTCTCCTCGGCGCTGACGGCCTCCAGTACCGAACGCAGCACCGTCAGGTGCGCGTCCTGGAGCTGGTGCCCGTCGGCGTCGGCGGAGGCCGCGTCGGCGAGGACGTCGGTGACGAAGTCGCCCTGCTGGATCCGGGCCACGGCCCGCGGCAGCAGCACCGTGCCGAGCCGGGCGGTCTGGGTCTGCTGGCCCGCCAGCAGGCGCTCCAGGACGGCCGCGTGCCGCTGCCGCTCGGCCAGCGCGCGGCCCCGGCGCACGGTCTCGGCCACCAGGACCGCGGTCGCCATCAGCGCGACCACGCCGCACCAGGCCACCGCGCCGCGGTCCGCGGCGGTGACGAGCGATACGGCTCCGCCCACGGCCGCCACCACCACGGCCGCGGGCAACAACCAGGCGAGCACAGAGGCGGCTCGCCGCCCCGCGGGTGACGCTCCAGCACCAACCATTCAGTGTCCTCAAACGAATCGGTTACGGCGACGGTCGACGGCGAAACGGTCGACGATCGGGATGACGGCAGCGGGAAGATAAGGGGCATATCTTGCGCAAGTACTACCAAAGACCCGCCGCAGGCACCCTAGTCCGGTCACGCCCTGTGTTGTCGTGACAACAGATTTATCCGCAAAGGATGTTGGTGGAATTTGACAGGGCGGTCGGACGGGCGGTAAAGACCGGGGCCCGGGCGGCGCTGATCCGGGGCCCGCGCGGGTGTCAGCGGGCCACGCGGACGGCGGACGGCGGGTCGTGCGGCAGGGCGCAGCGGGCGCGCGCCAGGGGCGTGCGGAAACGCGCGACAGCCCCCGGGCGGCGGAGCGCGCGGGGGCTGTCGGGGAGCTGCGGGTGGGGTCAGCTGCTCGGGCGGCGGGCCGCCCAGGCGAGGCGTCGGGTGCGGACCACGAGGTCGGTCCGGTGGCGGACGCTCTCCGGGCCGTCGTCGCTGATCAGCAGGTCGAGCGTGGTCAGGTCCTCGGCGCTGAGGCTGCCGTCGAGGCCGCCGCGCATGCGTTGCAGCGCGGCCTGGGCGTAGCGTCCGGCGGCGGCGGGCAGCGGCGCGCGCAGGTCCACGGCGAGCTCGCGCTCCGCCTCGACGGTGAAGCCCGCCCCGGCCAGTCGCGGGCCCCAGTCCGAGCCCAGGTCCGGCAGGTCGCCGCCGTGCCGGTGGGTCAGCGCGGCGTGGCAGCGCTCCTCCAGGCCCGGGCGGCCGAGGCCGAGCTCGTGCGGCAGGAAGCGGGGGAAGGGCACCGAGTCCATCTCGATCGCCAGCAGCAGCCCGCCCGGGCGGAGCGCCGCGAAGGCCTCGCGCAGGGTGCGGTCCGGGTCGGCCAGGTGGTGCAGCGAGGCGGAGGCCCACACCAGGTCGACGGTGCCGACGGCGGCGGGCCAGGTGGTGTCCAGGTCGGCCCGCACGGGGTGGACCCGGTCCGCCAGGCCGAGCGCGCGGGCCCGGTCGGCCAGGTGCTGGAGCAGCTGCGGGGAGGCGTCCACGGCCTCGGCCTCGGCCGACTCGAAGCGCTTGAGCAGTGCGAAGGTGCCGGTGCCGGTGCCGCTGCCGAGGTCGAGGATCCGGCGCGGCGGTGTGCCGTCGGTCAGTTCGGCGGCCCAGGCGGTCAGGCCGTCCAGCTGCTCGTGCAGGACCTCGGCGTCCAGGTCGAGCAGTTCGGCCAGGTGCGTGTCGTCGGGCCGGGGGCCGTCGTGGTGGTGTGCGTGGGGCGCGTGCTGCCGGGGTGCCGCGGGGTGTTGGGATGCCATGCCTCCGAGCCTACGACGCTCTTGCGGCATTGGCGTAGCATCTTGCGTATGACGCAAGACAGTGAGCTCGACGTCCTGGTCCGCACCCGGATCCGGGGGCTCCGCACGGCGGCGGGCTGGTCGCTGGACGAGCTGGCCGCCCGCTGCTACCTGAGCCCGTCCACCCTCAGTCGGATCGAGACCGGCCACCGGCGGATCAGCCTGGACCAGCTGAGCGCGATCGCCAGGGCCCTGGGCACCACCCTGGACCAGCTGGTGGAGGCGCCCGGCGACGACGACGTGGTGATCAGGCCGCACTACGACGCCACGCGCGGGGTGACCACCTGGCTGCTGAGCGACACCCCCGGGGTGGCCGTCGCCAAGATGCGGCTGACCAGGCCGGAGGCGCAGTGCACCGCCGAAGAGCTCAAGGTCCACCCCGGCAAGGACTGGTTCACCGTGCTGTCCGGGACGGTGGTGCTGCGGCTGGGGGAGCGGACGGTCGTGGTCGAGGCCGGGCAGGCGGCGCAGTTCTCCACCATGGTCCCGCACTCCTTCGGGGTGCGCGGCGGCC includes these proteins:
- a CDS encoding roadblock/LC7 domain-containing protein, encoding MGWMLKDLADGVPQTRNIVVLSADGLRMAQYGTDLDTADRLAAACAGLQSLAAAVATELPHGDGRMRLVVIEMSGGFFYLMAAGARAYLAVLADEGVDAGLMGARMRDLVARIGEHLSARPRDDEQTA
- a CDS encoding DUF742 domain-containing protein, with the translated sequence MTGPDPGDGAEQGWDEGSPERLYVITRGRSGLAQGAALDLVSLIVARAEPRPEMQPEHAAILRLCRFPLSVAELSAYLSLPFSVVTVLLADLLADERVQARAPVQLAALPDVALLEAVMHGLQRL
- a CDS encoding class I SAM-dependent methyltransferase gives rise to the protein MASQHPAAPRQHAPHAHHHDGPRPDDTHLAELLDLDAEVLHEQLDGLTAWAAELTDGTPPRRILDLGSGTGTGTFALLKRFESAEAEAVDASPQLLQHLADRARALGLADRVHPVRADLDTTWPAAVGTVDLVWASASLHHLADPDRTLREAFAALRPGGLLLAIEMDSVPFPRFLPHELGLGRPGLEERCHAALTHRHGGDLPDLGSDWGPRLAGAGFTVEAERELAVDLRAPLPAAAGRYAQAALQRMRGGLDGSLSAEDLTTLDLLISDDGPESVRHRTDLVVRTRRLAWAARRPSS
- a CDS encoding sensor histidine kinase; this encodes MVGAGASPAGRRAASVLAWLLPAAVVVAAVGGAVSLVTAADRGAVAWCGVVALMATAVLVAETVRRGRALAERQRHAAVLERLLAGQQTQTARLGTVLLPRAVARIQQGDFVTDVLADAASADADGHQLQDAHLTVLRSVLEAVSAEENLRESAQRAFVNIARRVQAIVHQQAQDLQDMEHRHGRSPEVFDDLLRLDHGFARVGRLADSMAVLGGARPGRQWNNAVPLYSVLRGAMSRILDYQRVDLHSVSEVAVIGPAVEPLIHALAELLDNATLYSPPQTRVHLTAVDVQAGIAVEIEDGGLGLTEEGRARAERMLAEAQAGIDLNDLGETPRLGLAVVGRLSRAYDFEVSLRPSAYRGVRAVLIVPQNLITTAPATGRVPGLGAVSMPRPEQPHPRQQPAPPQPLAQRLRSTGEREAAALSERTPGGLPQRRRSAPASSATGPGRVADRTIGRAATHDIDRIGPRSTARHAAEPAADGAAVPPGMWLSAFQNAVGSQAPTGVPAAHVSDESSDEVE
- a CDS encoding helix-turn-helix domain-containing protein translates to MTQDSELDVLVRTRIRGLRTAAGWSLDELAARCYLSPSTLSRIETGHRRISLDQLSAIARALGTTLDQLVEAPGDDDVVIRPHYDATRGVTTWLLSDTPGVAVAKMRLTRPEAQCTAEELKVHPGKDWFTVLSGTVVLRLGERTVVVEAGQAAQFSTMVPHSFGVRGGPAEILGIFDHDGQRTHLWPGTGGPAA